A genomic stretch from Thermomonospora umbrina includes:
- a CDS encoding HIT family protein, giving the protein MDPCVFCRIVAGTEPAEIIHSDDASVAFLDITQATEGHTLVVPRRHRTDLTDIAPEEAASVMSAAVRVSHRLRERLRAPGINLWHASGETAWQSVFHFHVHVVPRYTPTDLVPPWSGPEGSVESLRALGAKLR; this is encoded by the coding sequence ATGGACCCCTGCGTCTTCTGCCGGATCGTCGCCGGGACCGAGCCCGCCGAGATCATCCACTCCGACGACGCCTCGGTGGCCTTCTTGGACATCACCCAGGCCACCGAGGGCCACACCCTCGTCGTGCCGCGCCGACACCGGACCGACCTGACGGACATCGCCCCCGAGGAGGCGGCCTCGGTGATGTCCGCCGCGGTCCGGGTCTCCCACCGACTCAGGGAACGCCTCCGGGCCCCGGGGATCAACCTCTGGCACGCCAGCGGGGAGACGGCCTGGCAGAGCGTCTTCCACTTCCACGTCCACGTGGTCCCTCGCTACACACCGACCGACCTCGTCCCACCGTGGTCGGGCCCCGAAGGATCGGTCGAGTCACTGCGCGCGCTGGGCGCGAAGCTGAGGTGA
- a CDS encoding vanadium-dependent haloperoxidase: MPSSSPRTPAPSTSEPLRARRGRAVLATAAAAATALTAVGAPPAAAEKSVDVAVEWYDATARTIAAAGATTQSTNNRTWAISWIAAARAVRDTPPGVKRRAYQDAALASAVHASLVALAPTRTEDLNAALHRTLERIPDGASEDRGIAAGKRQARTVLASREGDGLDPTSVNTPFPTPEPGPGVWQPTPPSYSPGIQAGNRRARSFLLGRADRFRLGPPPALGSARYRADLAEVRAYGSIDSTVRTPRQTETATFWLGPSLTLFTEPLRVALARSEGRPAARAALVALFHVALVDTQIATSDSKYAHLRWRPVTAIRSADIDGDPTTTPDPNWTSLHNTPAHPDYPSGHTTYAGAAERVLTALVGPRTAPFPLTSPTAPGVTRTYTAWRTLAQENVDARVWSGIHSRTADTAGVDLGHRVAEHTLRNADRLFR, translated from the coding sequence GTGCCCTCGTCGAGCCCTCGAACCCCCGCCCCGTCCACCTCCGAGCCGCTCCGCGCCCGGCGCGGCCGGGCCGTGCTCGCGACCGCCGCCGCCGCCGCGACGGCGTTGACCGCCGTGGGCGCACCGCCGGCGGCCGCCGAGAAGAGCGTCGACGTCGCCGTCGAGTGGTACGACGCCACCGCCCGGACCATCGCCGCCGCAGGTGCCACCACGCAGTCCACCAACAACCGCACCTGGGCGATCAGTTGGATCGCCGCCGCCCGGGCCGTACGGGACACGCCTCCGGGCGTGAAGCGGCGCGCCTACCAGGACGCGGCCCTCGCGAGCGCGGTGCACGCCTCCCTGGTCGCCCTCGCGCCCACCCGGACCGAGGACCTGAACGCCGCGCTGCACCGAACCCTGGAACGGATCCCCGACGGCGCGTCCGAGGACCGGGGCATCGCCGCCGGAAAGCGCCAGGCCCGGACGGTGCTCGCCTCACGGGAGGGCGACGGGCTGGACCCGACCTCCGTCAACACGCCGTTCCCCACCCCCGAACCCGGCCCCGGCGTGTGGCAGCCGACCCCGCCCTCGTACAGCCCGGGGATCCAGGCGGGCAACCGGAGGGCGCGGTCGTTCCTGCTCGGGCGGGCCGACCGGTTCCGGCTGGGCCCGCCGCCCGCGCTCGGCTCGGCCCGTTACCGCGCCGACCTGGCCGAGGTACGGGCGTACGGCTCCATCGACAGCACGGTGCGGACGCCTCGGCAGACCGAGACGGCGACGTTCTGGCTGGGGCCGTCGCTGACCCTCTTCACGGAGCCGCTGCGCGTCGCCCTGGCCCGGTCCGAGGGGCGGCCGGCCGCGCGGGCGGCGCTGGTGGCGCTGTTCCACGTCGCTCTGGTGGACACCCAGATCGCCACGTCCGACAGCAAGTACGCCCACCTGCGCTGGCGGCCCGTCACCGCGATCCGGTCGGCCGACATCGACGGCGACCCCACGACGACACCCGACCCGAACTGGACCTCGCTGCACAACACTCCCGCGCACCCCGACTACCCCAGCGGCCACACCACGTACGCCGGGGCCGCCGAACGGGTCCTGACCGCGCTCGTCGGACCCCGGACCGCGCCGTTCCCCCTCACCAGCCCCACCGCGCCGGGGGTCACCCGCACGTACACCGCCTGGCGCACCCTGGCACAGGAGAACGTCGACGCGCGGGTCTGGTCGGGCATCCACTCCCGGACCGCCGACACGGCGGGCGTCGACCTCGGCCACCGGGTCGCCGAGCACACGCTCCGCAACGCCGACCGGCTCTTCCGGTAA
- a CDS encoding DUF3068 domain-containing protein: MRRTIGAAVLALGFFLLFLAPLARFYIADRLIVFPVNETTKLTSVGQNATYFDAAKVRMVTGANLTATTTLQGVPAKSTDDTGVWDYFSALEDTSAGAGIDYTTWRMAFDRRTAALKTCCTAAVERDTAVRQSGVGVLFPLADVQKKTYQRFDPVTGRAWPAVFQGEETVAGVKAYRFVQRVDATAIERIQGVPGSLLGMDAKKGYAADKVYSAIVTVWIDPRTGLTVDLRQQVTARLRTEDGVDRATVLSADMRFDEATRTARADRADESAGSITMVRVVLPVGALVAGAGLLVVGVVITRGRGRHRRPADNPPGSTEVFAKL; this comes from the coding sequence ATGCGCAGAACCATCGGCGCCGCCGTGCTCGCGCTCGGGTTCTTCCTTCTGTTCCTGGCCCCCCTCGCACGGTTCTACATCGCGGACAGGTTGATCGTCTTCCCGGTGAACGAGACGACGAAGCTCACGTCGGTCGGCCAGAACGCCACGTACTTCGACGCCGCCAAGGTCCGCATGGTGACCGGCGCCAACCTGACCGCCACCACGACGCTGCAGGGCGTTCCGGCCAAGAGCACCGACGACACCGGCGTCTGGGACTACTTCAGCGCGCTGGAGGACACCTCGGCCGGCGCCGGGATCGACTACACGACCTGGCGGATGGCGTTCGACCGCCGCACGGCCGCGCTGAAGACCTGCTGCACCGCCGCCGTGGAGCGCGACACCGCCGTTCGGCAGTCGGGGGTCGGCGTGCTCTTCCCGCTGGCCGACGTGCAGAAGAAGACGTACCAGCGCTTCGACCCGGTCACCGGGCGCGCGTGGCCGGCGGTGTTCCAGGGCGAGGAGACCGTCGCGGGGGTCAAGGCCTACCGGTTCGTCCAGCGGGTCGACGCGACGGCGATCGAACGGATCCAGGGCGTCCCCGGCTCACTCCTCGGCATGGACGCCAAGAAGGGGTACGCCGCCGACAAGGTGTACTCGGCGATCGTGACGGTGTGGATCGACCCGCGCACGGGCCTGACCGTCGATCTGCGCCAGCAGGTCACCGCCAGGCTCCGCACCGAGGACGGCGTCGACCGCGCCACCGTGCTGAGCGCCGACATGCGGTTCGACGAGGCGACCCGGACCGCGCGGGCCGACCGGGCGGACGAGTCCGCCGGCTCCATCACGATGGTGCGGGTCGTCCTGCCGGTGGGCGCGCTGGTGGCGGGCGCGGGCCTGCTCGTGGTCGGTGTGGTGATCACCCGGGGCCGGGGACGGCACCGTCGGCCCGCCGACAATCCGCCGGGTTCGACGGAGGTCTTTGCGAAGCTCTGA
- a CDS encoding PucR family transcriptional regulator, whose product MHGDEGDQIRRHAAIAAIEADLQSIAEYGRDLLIEEIPQYREVPPDEVLAGTVMAVRAAFASVMEDRRATPGELTIMGEIGARAARAGVPFHQMVHCLRLIAGHAAEVGNERAAQYGVEPALMRSTPRLWHWVVEALGVMGEEHQRIELEMVRHDRDRRAAFLADLFGGRLTGTELTVRAEQYGLDPNEQYLAFRAPIKGRETRRRIERAAEESGIAEIYQGDLVGVLPRLPRLGDEDLVAVGRALPLGSAKVSFAQASTALKVATAFRMTGVISIADVPIQTAVLESPDVTDIVIERCFGAFPGDKRTVLAQTLAGYLDHDLRITEAADALHVHPNTLRYRLRRFEEVSGLSLERISDVVIVWWALQYLRIADGRDTSLAA is encoded by the coding sequence GTGCATGGGGACGAAGGTGACCAGATCAGGCGTCACGCGGCGATCGCCGCGATCGAGGCGGATCTTCAGTCGATCGCGGAGTACGGCCGCGACCTGCTGATCGAGGAGATCCCCCAGTACCGGGAGGTTCCGCCGGACGAGGTGCTCGCGGGCACCGTGATGGCGGTGCGCGCCGCGTTCGCCTCCGTCATGGAGGACCGCCGGGCCACCCCCGGGGAACTGACGATCATGGGAGAGATCGGCGCGCGCGCCGCCCGCGCCGGGGTGCCCTTCCACCAGATGGTCCACTGCCTCCGTCTGATCGCCGGCCACGCCGCCGAGGTCGGCAACGAACGCGCCGCGCAGTACGGCGTGGAGCCCGCGCTGATGCGCTCCACGCCCCGCCTTTGGCACTGGGTGGTCGAGGCGCTCGGCGTGATGGGCGAGGAGCACCAGCGCATCGAGCTGGAGATGGTGCGCCACGACCGCGACCGCCGCGCCGCGTTCCTGGCCGACCTGTTCGGCGGCCGGCTCACCGGCACCGAGCTCACCGTCCGGGCCGAGCAGTACGGCCTCGACCCGAACGAGCAGTACCTGGCCTTCCGCGCGCCGATCAAGGGTCGTGAGACCCGACGGCGGATCGAACGGGCCGCCGAGGAGTCCGGCATCGCCGAGATCTACCAGGGCGACCTGGTCGGGGTGCTCCCCAGGCTCCCCCGGCTGGGCGACGAGGACCTGGTCGCCGTCGGCCGGGCGCTCCCCCTGGGCTCCGCCAAGGTGTCGTTCGCCCAGGCGTCGACCGCCCTCAAGGTCGCGACGGCGTTCCGGATGACGGGCGTGATCTCCATCGCCGACGTGCCCATCCAGACCGCCGTGCTGGAGAGCCCGGACGTCACGGACATCGTGATCGAACGCTGCTTCGGCGCGTTCCCCGGCGACAAGCGCACCGTCCTGGCCCAGACCCTCGCCGGCTACCTCGACCACGACCTGCGCATCACCGAGGCCGCCGACGCCCTGCACGTGCACCCGAACACCCTCCGCTACCGCCTGCGCAGGTTCGAAGAGGTGAGCGGGCTGTCCCTCGAACGGATCAGCGACGTCGTCATCGTCTGGTGGGCCCTCCAGTACCTCCGCATCGCCGACGGCCGCGACACCTCGCTCGCCGCCTGA
- a CDS encoding undecaprenyl-diphosphate phosphatase — protein sequence MRVTLNILEAVFLGAVEGLTEFLPISSTGHLTILESLLGHSPDDPDITAFTAIIQVGAVLATLLFLRADFQRLIGAWLRGLVRREEREALDYRQAWAVILGAIPIGIIGLLFKDQIETTLRNLWFVGSALILWSGVMFYADRTATQSRNEKDVTWKDTLIIGLVQCLALIPGVSRSGATMSAGLLRGLDRVTVTKLSFFLSVPALTAAGALQIVDEFDAISKGVGWPATITATAVSFGVAYVAVAWLLKFVAKHSYTVFIGYRVVLGVVVLGLVATGAVAAS from the coding sequence ATGAGGGTCACTTTGAACATCCTGGAAGCGGTCTTCCTCGGTGCCGTGGAGGGGTTGACCGAATTCCTGCCGATCTCCAGCACCGGGCATCTCACGATCCTGGAGAGCCTGCTCGGACACTCCCCCGACGACCCCGACATCACGGCGTTCACCGCGATCATCCAGGTCGGCGCCGTGCTGGCGACGCTGCTCTTCCTCCGCGCCGACTTCCAGCGGTTGATCGGCGCGTGGCTGCGGGGACTGGTCCGGAGGGAGGAACGGGAGGCCCTCGACTACCGGCAGGCCTGGGCGGTGATCCTCGGCGCGATCCCGATCGGCATCATCGGCCTGCTGTTCAAGGACCAGATCGAGACCACGCTGCGCAACCTCTGGTTCGTCGGCTCGGCGCTGATCCTGTGGAGCGGGGTGATGTTCTACGCCGACCGAACCGCCACCCAGTCCCGGAACGAGAAGGACGTCACCTGGAAGGACACCCTGATCATCGGCCTGGTCCAGTGCCTGGCGCTGATCCCGGGGGTCTCCCGTTCGGGCGCGACGATGTCCGCCGGTCTGCTGCGCGGCCTGGACCGGGTCACGGTCACCAAGCTGTCGTTCTTCCTCTCCGTGCCAGCGCTGACGGCCGCCGGGGCGCTGCAGATCGTCGACGAGTTCGACGCGATCTCCAAGGGTGTGGGCTGGCCGGCCACGATCACCGCCACGGCCGTGAGCTTCGGTGTCGCGTACGTCGCGGTGGCCTGGCTGCTCAAGTTCGTGGCCAAGCACTCCTACACGGTGTTCATCGGGTACCGCGTGGTCCTCGGCGTCGTCGTGCTCGGCCTGGTCGCCACCGGGGCGGTCGCGGCCTCCTGA
- a CDS encoding ATP-grasp domain-containing protein, whose translation MRARGKSARIAVVTHERDLHAHAVKAEMERRHPASVHIFESDHFSRAPGLSWSPQGFTEPVFPAIDGTAVDLRAIDAIWFRRLGNTRTSANPEVTDPVDRELINVDTNAAALGMLTTEFQGRWIDHPQAFWAAQNKVVQLRAAYEVGLRIPETLISQSPERIRTFCGTHPGAIVKAVRGVMQAPAATTTVGEELLANESALRVCPAIYQEMVPGRRHVRVQVFGERVLAALLESPDLDWRPNLDIPAAEHRLPADLEDALREVLRRLNLTMGVFDLKLTDEGEYVWLEVNPQGQWLFVEGMTGLPLIETFTDFLYGEATR comes from the coding sequence ATGCGTGCAAGGGGAAAGTCCGCGCGGATCGCCGTCGTCACGCATGAGCGCGATCTGCACGCCCACGCGGTCAAGGCGGAAATGGAACGGCGTCATCCGGCGAGCGTGCACATCTTCGAAAGCGACCATTTCAGCCGGGCCCCCGGTCTGAGCTGGTCCCCGCAGGGGTTCACCGAGCCGGTGTTCCCCGCGATCGACGGGACGGCGGTGGATCTGCGGGCGATCGACGCGATCTGGTTCCGGCGGCTGGGCAACACCCGCACGTCCGCCAACCCCGAGGTGACCGACCCCGTCGACCGCGAGCTGATCAACGTCGACACCAACGCCGCCGCGCTGGGGATGCTGACCACCGAGTTCCAGGGCCGGTGGATCGATCACCCGCAGGCGTTCTGGGCGGCGCAGAACAAGGTCGTCCAGCTCCGGGCGGCCTACGAGGTCGGCCTGCGGATCCCGGAGACGCTGATCAGCCAGTCCCCCGAGCGGATCCGCACGTTCTGCGGCACCCACCCCGGGGCGATCGTCAAGGCGGTGCGCGGCGTGATGCAGGCCCCGGCCGCGACCACGACGGTCGGCGAGGAGCTGCTGGCGAACGAGTCGGCGCTGCGCGTGTGCCCCGCCATCTACCAGGAGATGGTCCCGGGTCGGCGGCACGTGCGGGTGCAGGTCTTCGGGGAACGGGTGCTGGCCGCCCTGTTGGAGTCCCCCGACCTGGACTGGCGGCCGAACCTCGACATCCCCGCCGCCGAGCACCGCCTGCCCGCCGACCTCGAGGACGCCCTCCGCGAAGTCCTGCGGCGGCTGAACCTGACCATGGGCGTCTTCGACCTCAAGCTCACCGACGAGGGCGAGTACGTGTGGTTGGAGGTCAACCCACAGGGCCAGTGGCTGTTCGTCGAGGGGATGACCGGCCTGCCGCTGATCGAGACGTTCACCGACTTCCTGTACGGAGAGGCCACCCGGTGA